A stretch of Gossypium hirsutum isolate 1008001.06 chromosome A06, Gossypium_hirsutum_v2.1, whole genome shotgun sequence DNA encodes these proteins:
- the LOC107943430 gene encoding transcription factor bHLH110 isoform X2, producing the protein MESENVHHQHQLHHYNQLLVGSSSSSLPCYGVSSSPHSWTPTNTFNTSEFNNNGALLQPWTNHEGTFNNPSQHKLMLKTVSSSFPMLSQSSEFYPNTHNLPPLPTKGSFSHIYPSINISNLNQASSMEAFDLLSPSRLTKNSSFKHYSSDDHHLNLASFGHSHQQFQLSNQRLACNNSPSKISSSFNTETLEAKRSGNILKEAKASTATKKSRLESRACPLFKVRKEKLGDRIAALQHLVAPYGKTDTASVLMEAIGYIKFLQNQVETLSVPYMKSSRNRTSRSKHGGSMMEMGNEEETRQDLKSRGLCLVPLSCMSYLTTDNGGGGSSGSFWPPPNFSRGI; encoded by the exons ATGGAATCTGAAAATGTCCATCatcaacatcagcttcaccattATAATCAGCTTCTCGTTGggtcttcttcatcttctttaccTTGCTATGGAGTTTCAAGCAGTCCCCATTCTTGGACCCCTACTAATACTTT taaTACCAGTGAGTTCAATAATAATGGAGCTCTGTTGCAACCATGGACTAACCATGAAGGAACCTTCAACAACCCGTCTCAGCACAAACTAATGCTCAAAACAGTATCTTCTAGTTTCCCAATGTTATCACAAAGCTCTGAATTTTACCCCAATACCCATAATTTACCTCCTTTACCTACTAAAGGGAGTTTCAGCCATATATACCCTAGTATAAACATTTCAAACTTGAACCAAGCTAGTTCCATGGAAGCCTTTGATCTCTTAAGCCCTTCAAGACTTACCAAAAACAGTAGCTTTAAGCATTATTCTTCAGATGATCACCATCTTAATCTTGCTTCTTTTGGTCATTCTCACCAACAATTTCAGTTGTCTAATCAAAGGCTAGCTTGTAATAATAGCCCTAGTAAA ATATCATCTTCCTTCAACACTGAAACACTAGAGGCAAAAAGATCAGGCAATATATTAAAGGAAGCAAAGGCATCAACAGCAACCAAGAAATCTCGTTTGGAGTCACGTGCATGTCCTCTCTTTAAG GTTAGGAAAGAGAAATTGGGAGATAGAATTGCAGCTCTCCAACATTTGGTTGCTCCCTATGGCAAG ACAGATACAGCGTCCGTACTAATGGAGGCTATTGGATACATCAAATTCCTTCAGAATCAAGTTGAG ACATTAAGTGTTCCATATATGAAGTCGTCTCGTAATAGAACATCTAGATCCAAACATGgg GGTTCAATGATGGAGATGGGAAACGAAGAAGAAACAAGGCAAGATCTTAAAAGCCGAGGTCTATGTCTAGTACCATTGTCATGCATGTCTTATTTGACCACCGACAACGGCGGAGGCGGCAGCAGTGGTAGCTTTTGGCCACCGCCCAACTTTAGTAGAGGAATTTAA
- the LOC107943430 gene encoding transcription factor bHLH110 isoform X4, with product MESENVHHQHQLHHYNQLLVGSSSSSLPCYGVSSSPHSWTPTNTFNTSEFNNNGALLQPWTNHEGTFNNPSQHKLMLKTVSSSFPMLSQSSEFYPNTHNLPPLPTKGSFSHIYPSINISNLNQASSMEAFDLLSPSRLTKNSSFKHYSSDDHHLNLASFGHSHQQFQLSNQRLACNNSPSKISSSFNTETLEAKRSGNILKEAKASTATKKSRLESRACPLFKVRKEKLGDRIAALQHLVAPYGKTDTASVLMEAIGYIKFLQNQVEGSMMEMGNEEETRQDLKSRGLCLVPLSCMSYLTTDNGGGGSSGSFWPPPNFSRGI from the exons ATGGAATCTGAAAATGTCCATCatcaacatcagcttcaccattATAATCAGCTTCTCGTTGggtcttcttcatcttctttaccTTGCTATGGAGTTTCAAGCAGTCCCCATTCTTGGACCCCTACTAATACTTT taaTACCAGTGAGTTCAATAATAATGGAGCTCTGTTGCAACCATGGACTAACCATGAAGGAACCTTCAACAACCCGTCTCAGCACAAACTAATGCTCAAAACAGTATCTTCTAGTTTCCCAATGTTATCACAAAGCTCTGAATTTTACCCCAATACCCATAATTTACCTCCTTTACCTACTAAAGGGAGTTTCAGCCATATATACCCTAGTATAAACATTTCAAACTTGAACCAAGCTAGTTCCATGGAAGCCTTTGATCTCTTAAGCCCTTCAAGACTTACCAAAAACAGTAGCTTTAAGCATTATTCTTCAGATGATCACCATCTTAATCTTGCTTCTTTTGGTCATTCTCACCAACAATTTCAGTTGTCTAATCAAAGGCTAGCTTGTAATAATAGCCCTAGTAAA ATATCATCTTCCTTCAACACTGAAACACTAGAGGCAAAAAGATCAGGCAATATATTAAAGGAAGCAAAGGCATCAACAGCAACCAAGAAATCTCGTTTGGAGTCACGTGCATGTCCTCTCTTTAAG GTTAGGAAAGAGAAATTGGGAGATAGAATTGCAGCTCTCCAACATTTGGTTGCTCCCTATGGCAAG ACAGATACAGCGTCCGTACTAATGGAGGCTATTGGATACATCAAATTCCTTCAGAATCAAGTTGAG GGTTCAATGATGGAGATGGGAAACGAAGAAGAAACAAGGCAAGATCTTAAAAGCCGAGGTCTATGTCTAGTACCATTGTCATGCATGTCTTATTTGACCACCGACAACGGCGGAGGCGGCAGCAGTGGTAGCTTTTGGCCACCGCCCAACTTTAGTAGAGGAATTTAA
- the LOC107943430 gene encoding transcription factor bHLH110 isoform X1, with the protein MESENVHHQHQLHHYNQLLVGSSSSSLPCYGVSSSPHSWTPTNTFNTSEFNNNGALLQPWTNHEGTFNNPSQHKLMLKTVSSSFPMLSQSSEFYPNTHNLPPLPTKGSFSHIYPSINISNLNQASSMEAFDLLSPSRLTKNSSFKHYSSDDHHLNLASFGHSHQQFQLSNQRLACNNSPSKISSSFNTETLEAKRSGNILKEAKASTATKKSRLESRACPLFKVRPCIMEARKLLMTVRKEKLGDRIAALQHLVAPYGKTDTASVLMEAIGYIKFLQNQVETLSVPYMKSSRNRTSRSKHGGSMMEMGNEEETRQDLKSRGLCLVPLSCMSYLTTDNGGGGSSGSFWPPPNFSRGI; encoded by the exons ATGGAATCTGAAAATGTCCATCatcaacatcagcttcaccattATAATCAGCTTCTCGTTGggtcttcttcatcttctttaccTTGCTATGGAGTTTCAAGCAGTCCCCATTCTTGGACCCCTACTAATACTTT taaTACCAGTGAGTTCAATAATAATGGAGCTCTGTTGCAACCATGGACTAACCATGAAGGAACCTTCAACAACCCGTCTCAGCACAAACTAATGCTCAAAACAGTATCTTCTAGTTTCCCAATGTTATCACAAAGCTCTGAATTTTACCCCAATACCCATAATTTACCTCCTTTACCTACTAAAGGGAGTTTCAGCCATATATACCCTAGTATAAACATTTCAAACTTGAACCAAGCTAGTTCCATGGAAGCCTTTGATCTCTTAAGCCCTTCAAGACTTACCAAAAACAGTAGCTTTAAGCATTATTCTTCAGATGATCACCATCTTAATCTTGCTTCTTTTGGTCATTCTCACCAACAATTTCAGTTGTCTAATCAAAGGCTAGCTTGTAATAATAGCCCTAGTAAA ATATCATCTTCCTTCAACACTGAAACACTAGAGGCAAAAAGATCAGGCAATATATTAAAGGAAGCAAAGGCATCAACAGCAACCAAGAAATCTCGTTTGGAGTCACGTGCATGTCCTCTCTTTAAGGTGAGACCATGCATAATGGAAGCCAGAAAATTGCTTATGACG GTTAGGAAAGAGAAATTGGGAGATAGAATTGCAGCTCTCCAACATTTGGTTGCTCCCTATGGCAAG ACAGATACAGCGTCCGTACTAATGGAGGCTATTGGATACATCAAATTCCTTCAGAATCAAGTTGAG ACATTAAGTGTTCCATATATGAAGTCGTCTCGTAATAGAACATCTAGATCCAAACATGgg GGTTCAATGATGGAGATGGGAAACGAAGAAGAAACAAGGCAAGATCTTAAAAGCCGAGGTCTATGTCTAGTACCATTGTCATGCATGTCTTATTTGACCACCGACAACGGCGGAGGCGGCAGCAGTGGTAGCTTTTGGCCACCGCCCAACTTTAGTAGAGGAATTTAA
- the LOC107943430 gene encoding transcription factor bHLH110 isoform X3, producing the protein MESENVHHQHQLHHYNQLLVGSSSSSLPCYGVSSSPHSWTPTNTFNTSEFNNNGALLQPWTNHEGTFNNPSQHKLMLKTVSSSFPMLSQSSEFYPNTHNLPPLPTKGSFSHIYPSINISNLNQASSMEAFDLLSPSRLTKNSSFKHYSSDDHHLNLASFGHSHQQFQLSNQRLACNNSPSKISSSFNTETLEAKRSGNILKEAKASTATKKSRLESRACPLFKVRPCIMEARKLLMTVRKEKLGDRIAALQHLVAPYGKTDTASVLMEAIGYIKFLQNQVEGSMMEMGNEEETRQDLKSRGLCLVPLSCMSYLTTDNGGGGSSGSFWPPPNFSRGI; encoded by the exons ATGGAATCTGAAAATGTCCATCatcaacatcagcttcaccattATAATCAGCTTCTCGTTGggtcttcttcatcttctttaccTTGCTATGGAGTTTCAAGCAGTCCCCATTCTTGGACCCCTACTAATACTTT taaTACCAGTGAGTTCAATAATAATGGAGCTCTGTTGCAACCATGGACTAACCATGAAGGAACCTTCAACAACCCGTCTCAGCACAAACTAATGCTCAAAACAGTATCTTCTAGTTTCCCAATGTTATCACAAAGCTCTGAATTTTACCCCAATACCCATAATTTACCTCCTTTACCTACTAAAGGGAGTTTCAGCCATATATACCCTAGTATAAACATTTCAAACTTGAACCAAGCTAGTTCCATGGAAGCCTTTGATCTCTTAAGCCCTTCAAGACTTACCAAAAACAGTAGCTTTAAGCATTATTCTTCAGATGATCACCATCTTAATCTTGCTTCTTTTGGTCATTCTCACCAACAATTTCAGTTGTCTAATCAAAGGCTAGCTTGTAATAATAGCCCTAGTAAA ATATCATCTTCCTTCAACACTGAAACACTAGAGGCAAAAAGATCAGGCAATATATTAAAGGAAGCAAAGGCATCAACAGCAACCAAGAAATCTCGTTTGGAGTCACGTGCATGTCCTCTCTTTAAGGTGAGACCATGCATAATGGAAGCCAGAAAATTGCTTATGACG GTTAGGAAAGAGAAATTGGGAGATAGAATTGCAGCTCTCCAACATTTGGTTGCTCCCTATGGCAAG ACAGATACAGCGTCCGTACTAATGGAGGCTATTGGATACATCAAATTCCTTCAGAATCAAGTTGAG GGTTCAATGATGGAGATGGGAAACGAAGAAGAAACAAGGCAAGATCTTAAAAGCCGAGGTCTATGTCTAGTACCATTGTCATGCATGTCTTATTTGACCACCGACAACGGCGGAGGCGGCAGCAGTGGTAGCTTTTGGCCACCGCCCAACTTTAGTAGAGGAATTTAA